The DNA sequence GTTGTACCACACCAATAATACCTCAGGAATACCCACCTTTTTCAATACCTTTTTCAACTTCTTAAACTTCTGTGAACGAAACTCTGGTCCATCTAGAACAAATGTGGCCTGGCCTGTTGACAAACCGGGACGCAGTACATACAATACTAGTTAATAATAACGGGAACGGGAAGGGGGGACAAAATGGACTTCAAATTTCAAAATAGTTTGAAAAAACTGCCGGAAGACGTGGACGTAACAACTTTTTTAGAACATAATTATGATGTTTTATATGTCAGCAATGGTAACGGTGATACGCTAATGGTCAGTTCGGCGAGCAAGGAGCTTTTCGGTTATAGTGAATCCGAGCTTGTTGGCGTAAATGTGCGAGAATTAGAACGAAAGCGGGTATTTTTTCCTTCAGCCACTTTACGTGTCCTTGAACACAGGTCTCCAGTGACACTGTTTCAGGAGACAAAACCAGGCAAGCGCCTGTTTGTGTTCTCCAGCCCCGTATTTGACGAAACGGGGAAAATCGTACGAGTAGTAAATTTCTCTAAGGATATTACTGAAGTAACCGAATTAGAGAAACAGCTAGAGAAAGCCCGAACTGTCGTAGAAAAATACCGGCAGGAATTGGCACGTGTCCGTTGTGAGCAGCTGTTAAAAGAACGGATGATGGTTATTGGTAGCTCAAAGATGGAAGGCTTAATGAAACTGGTGCAGAAAGTTGCGCAAGTAGATACCACAGTGCTGATTACCGGTGAGTCGGGAGTGGGGAAAGAGGTTGTAGCCAAGGCAATACACAAGCTGAGTAAGAGATCAGGCGGACCTTTTGTTGCCATAAATTGCGGTGCTATTCCGCAAACATTATTGGAGTCAGAGCTTTTCGGTTACGAAAAAGGAGCTTTTACCGGTGCAAACAAGGAAGGTAAAGCTGGTCTTATGGAAGCTGCCCATGGCGGTACACTGTTTCTCGACGAAGTTGCGGATTTACCCTTGGAATTTCAGGTTAAATTGCTTAGAGTACTCCAGGAGCGGAAAGTATTGAGAATAGGGAGTACTGCGCCAAGAAGGGTGGACGTTAGGGTTATTGCGGCCACAAATAAAGACCTCTCCGAATTAGTAACCAGAGGGCAATTTCGTCAAGATCTTTATTACCGGCTAAATGTGGTGCCAATTGAAGTTCCCCCCCTGCGTGAAAGGATAGAAGAAATTCCCTTGTTTGTCGATTTCTTTCTGAACAAATTCAATCAAAAATATGGAATTGTGAAAAGAATCTCCGAGGCGGCTGTAGAGGTTTTGTCCAGCTATACTTGGCCCGGTAATGTACGGGAACTGGAAAACATTATTGAACGCTTGGTGGTAACTACCGATAAAGATATTATCGATATAGGCGATCTACCTGAGACAATCAGAAAAGGTACGGTAAAAGTTTCTACTGGATCCACTTTATCCTTAAAGGAGCTGATAAATAGTATTGAGTATGAGATCATTTACGAGGCTTACAAGCGTTATAAAAATACCTACGCTGTGGCTGAAATCTTGGGCGTCAGTCAACCTACCGTAGCCCGCAAGCTTAAGGCCGGTCCCTCAATAGCTGTGAAGAAATTTTTCCTAAAAAATTCAATTATAAATTTCGATAATTTATTTAATTCAATATTGAATTTTTTTCATGATATTAAAAGGTAGGTTAAAGCTTGTGTCCTGCATAATGAGATTTTGTTTAATTCAATATCTTCTCTTGACATCAAATTTTGATAACAGTTAGAAAGAATAGCAAGTAAGGAATAGAGGCGTCTTCAAAAAAGAGTGCTCGGCACTTTTTGAGGACGTTTTTTATTTTAAGACCCAAAAAATTCTAAGGGGTAGAATTAGATCTACCCTCTTTTGGCATAAATGTTGCATTAATTATCCAAAAAATATTAATTCAATTTAATAAATCGGGGGTGAATGAATTTATGTGTGAAAATTCATGAAAAAAATTAGCTTAAAAATAAAATATGCGAAAGGGGGACATGTCAATGAATCAACAAGTCATAATTTACGTTTGGGTAGCACTAGCAATTTATATTGCCATTGTTTTATATTTGGGTTATTTAGGCTCTAAGAAGACCACATCCATAAAGGATTTTACCATCGGTGGAGGGAAGCTGGGTCCTTACGTTACCGGTCTTGCTTTTGCCGCCACATTTTTTAGTGCTGCAACGGTTGTGGGCTATGTAGGTTGGGCCTATGCTTGGGGATATTCGGCGTTATGGGTTTTCCTTGCTATATTTGGCGGTTCCACCCTCGGCGTGTTAACCTTTGCCCGCAAAGCCCGCGAGGCAAACATAACACTGAAAGCCCAGTCTCTGGCCGATTGGCTGGGAGAGTTTTACGGCAGTGATTTTGTCCGTTTGGGCACGGCCCTTATCCTTATATTTAACCTCTTTTATGTGGGAGCCCAGCTTAGTGCCGGCGCTTATATGTTTAACGTTTTAATTGGCTTGCCGTATAATGTGGGTTTGGCTTTGATTACCATTATTGTAACTTCCTACGTATTTGCAGGCGGTACTGTTGCTGACGTTTACACCGACGCTTTTCAAGCCGTTTTAATGGTTTTGATGGGCATTACCGTTTTTGTT is a window from the Calderihabitans maritimus genome containing:
- a CDS encoding sigma-54 interaction domain-containing protein, which codes for MDFKFQNSLKKLPEDVDVTTFLEHNYDVLYVSNGNGDTLMVSSASKELFGYSESELVGVNVRELERKRVFFPSATLRVLEHRSPVTLFQETKPGKRLFVFSSPVFDETGKIVRVVNFSKDITEVTELEKQLEKARTVVEKYRQELARVRCEQLLKERMMVIGSSKMEGLMKLVQKVAQVDTTVLITGESGVGKEVVAKAIHKLSKRSGGPFVAINCGAIPQTLLESELFGYEKGAFTGANKEGKAGLMEAAHGGTLFLDEVADLPLEFQVKLLRVLQERKVLRIGSTAPRRVDVRVIAATNKDLSELVTRGQFRQDLYYRLNVVPIEVPPLRERIEEIPLFVDFFLNKFNQKYGIVKRISEAAVEVLSSYTWPGNVRELENIIERLVVTTDKDIIDIGDLPETIRKGTVKVSTGSTLSLKELINSIEYEIIYEAYKRYKNTYAVAEILGVSQPTVARKLKAGPSIAVKKFFLKNSIINFDNLFNSILNFFHDIKR